One genomic region from Desulfurispira natronophila encodes:
- a CDS encoding YicC/YloC family endoribonuclease, with product MLNSMTGFGSGSYTNKVFDISCEIKSLNNRFFECLLRTKCPPLGEFEQQIKNRIRQQIQRGRLEVFIKATFNDSSAHTVTLNRALTDEYYKSFTEILDRYGLDRNVKLDNFLTLENILEREERIPDRSAFEAGILDAVDTALERLGQMRRHEGKSLEDDILFRLDVCEGKITDIDAQATSVPAALTEKLRSRISRLLESTGSTVEVDENRIAQEAAILADKSDVTEEIIRFNSHLQQFREYMKRSGAVGRSMEFILQEMQREINTIASKSPDSRTSRLSVEVRSELEKIREQVQNVE from the coding sequence ATGCTCAACAGTATGACCGGCTTTGGCAGCGGGAGCTACACTAACAAAGTGTTTGACATATCCTGCGAAATTAAAAGCCTGAATAATCGTTTTTTTGAGTGCCTTCTGCGGACGAAGTGCCCGCCATTAGGTGAATTTGAACAACAAATAAAAAATCGCATTCGACAGCAAATACAAAGAGGTAGGCTGGAAGTCTTTATTAAAGCGACTTTTAACGATTCTTCCGCCCATACAGTAACTTTAAATCGAGCGCTAACCGACGAGTATTATAAGTCATTTACGGAAATACTTGATCGATATGGACTTGACCGCAACGTAAAACTGGATAATTTTCTCACTTTGGAGAACATACTAGAGCGTGAAGAGCGTATACCTGACCGCAGCGCTTTTGAAGCAGGCATTTTGGATGCTGTGGATACTGCGTTGGAACGTTTAGGGCAAATGCGTCGCCATGAAGGCAAGTCCCTGGAGGACGATATACTCTTTCGGCTTGACGTCTGTGAGGGGAAAATTACTGACATAGACGCCCAAGCAACTTCTGTACCCGCAGCACTTACTGAAAAACTGCGCTCTCGTATTTCGCGACTACTGGAAAGCACCGGGAGCACAGTGGAGGTCGATGAAAATCGGATAGCTCAGGAAGCAGCCATACTAGCCGACAAAAGCGATGTAACGGAAGAAATCATAAGATTTAACAGTCACTTGCAGCAGTTTCGTGAGTATATGAAGCGTAGTGGCGCTGTAGGACGAAGCATGGAATTTATCCTGCAGGAGATGCAACGCGAAATTAATACCATAGCTTCCAAAAGCCCAGACAGTCGAACTTCTCGTCTGAGTGTAGAAGTCCGGTCAGAGCTGGAAAAAATCCGTGAGCAGGTTCAGAATGTTGAGTAA
- the coaBC gene encoding bifunctional phosphopantothenoylcysteine decarboxylase/phosphopantothenate--cysteine ligase CoaBC: protein MNVLLGVSGSIAAYKACDLVRLFIKAGHQVRVCLTPNAHHFVAPMALETLSGYNVYDDEFVRGNKNTVEHIEYVKWCDLFLVAPASANVIAKMANGVADNPVNTLYLACRKPVLIAPAMNSAMLDHPATRRNLDSLIEDGAELVAPSCGWLACGDEGKGKLAPLQDIFAHSAKLLDKRNDFSGRKVLVTAGPTREPLDPVRYVSNHSSGKMGWSLANALYQRGAEVTLVSGPVHLDPPYGITKISVETADQMYSTVTQLQANQDLIIMAAAVADFSPANPYSIKWKKTQDITVPEFQFTTNQDILAHLCQHRPSGQYIVGFAAETCDVSRNAQAKLKRKGADMIVANLVAGKNKGFTVDTNRVELFTPQGRLTESAGTKDQVAHDILDQVVQQCQDLWIR from the coding sequence ATGAACGTGCTGCTAGGGGTCAGTGGATCAATAGCTGCCTACAAGGCCTGCGACCTGGTGCGTCTTTTTATCAAAGCCGGCCATCAAGTGCGGGTATGCCTTACCCCCAACGCCCACCACTTTGTCGCACCCATGGCTCTGGAAACCCTCAGTGGATACAATGTTTATGACGATGAATTTGTTCGTGGCAATAAAAACACCGTTGAACATATTGAGTATGTGAAATGGTGTGATCTTTTCCTCGTTGCACCTGCAAGCGCCAATGTCATCGCGAAAATGGCTAATGGAGTAGCCGATAATCCAGTCAATACACTCTACCTGGCATGCCGGAAACCTGTATTGATAGCGCCTGCCATGAATAGTGCCATGCTGGATCATCCAGCTACCAGACGCAACCTCGACAGCTTGATTGAGGATGGCGCAGAGCTGGTTGCACCTTCATGTGGCTGGTTGGCCTGTGGCGATGAGGGTAAAGGAAAGCTTGCGCCACTGCAGGACATTTTTGCTCACAGTGCGAAACTTCTTGATAAACGCAATGACTTTTCCGGACGGAAAGTTCTGGTTACTGCCGGTCCTACTCGGGAACCTCTGGATCCAGTGCGATACGTATCTAACCATTCCTCGGGAAAAATGGGATGGTCCCTGGCGAATGCCCTGTACCAGAGGGGTGCGGAGGTAACATTGGTCAGCGGCCCTGTCCATTTGGACCCACCCTACGGCATAACAAAAATATCCGTTGAAACTGCAGATCAAATGTATAGCACTGTCACCCAGCTACAAGCTAACCAGGACCTTATCATTATGGCTGCTGCAGTTGCTGACTTTTCTCCAGCCAATCCGTATTCAATTAAGTGGAAAAAGACTCAAGATATAACTGTGCCTGAGTTTCAATTTACCACTAACCAGGACATATTGGCCCACTTGTGCCAACATCGCCCATCAGGACAATACATAGTAGGGTTTGCTGCAGAAACTTGTGATGTCTCTCGCAACGCTCAAGCAAAACTAAAGCGCAAAGGTGCCGATATGATCGTCGCCAACCTTGTCGCTGGTAAAAATAAGGGATTTACTGTTGATACTAACCGAGTTGAACTTTTTACTCCTCAGGGTCGCCTGACGGAAAGCGCAGGGACGAAAGATCAAGTAGCGCATGACATTCTGGATCAGGTGGTGCAGCAATGCCAAGACCTCTGGATCAGGTAG
- a CDS encoding LptF/LptG family permease: MILFRHISLQYLNVVLVTALVLVSLYSVIDIIGNLDDIVQLKPRQILNFAGATALVGLYHLTPAVLLIATVLFIGTLSMSNELKIMLSAGISLKKISLPLLAISFAITLGHFALGEDVFQRIQPAMDNLQLEAQGESRPSAIIAGKLWVRNHDGTRFVQIERYQTNLNKLTGVEIFEVDTNKITTFIKASYGHLQPDEIKLYDIVKRDFASMDSQRHQAYSLNFPGIQKAVMASVKPIEEYSFRELHHDISILQKTGHSTAIYISEMLSRVSYSMAILILTFVAIPLGISGERKSGKVFAVTTGLLVALVYYIIDSLATTLGRAEAVSPYIAPFIANGVFLGICAFLLARQRSIL; this comes from the coding sequence GTGATACTTTTCCGCCACATCAGTTTGCAGTACCTGAATGTAGTTCTTGTCACTGCGTTAGTGCTGGTTTCACTTTATTCTGTTATAGACATTATCGGGAATCTTGACGACATTGTGCAGCTTAAGCCCCGTCAGATTTTAAATTTTGCAGGAGCTACAGCCCTGGTCGGTCTGTATCATCTTACTCCCGCTGTACTGCTCATAGCAACAGTTTTATTCATAGGTACCTTAAGCATGAGCAATGAGCTCAAAATTATGCTTTCGGCAGGTATTTCACTCAAAAAAATTTCCTTGCCCCTACTTGCTATATCCTTTGCTATCACCTTAGGTCACTTTGCCCTTGGTGAAGATGTTTTTCAACGAATTCAACCAGCTATGGATAATCTCCAGCTTGAGGCTCAGGGTGAGAGTCGTCCTTCAGCCATCATAGCCGGAAAACTATGGGTTCGTAACCACGACGGTACACGTTTTGTTCAAATAGAGCGATATCAGACGAACCTGAACAAGCTTACAGGTGTTGAAATATTTGAGGTAGACACGAACAAGATTACTACTTTCATCAAGGCCAGCTACGGCCACCTGCAACCTGATGAAATTAAGCTCTATGACATAGTTAAACGTGACTTTGCCTCGATGGACTCTCAGCGCCACCAAGCTTATAGTTTGAATTTTCCTGGCATACAAAAAGCTGTAATGGCCTCAGTCAAACCTATAGAGGAGTACAGCTTTCGTGAACTGCACCACGATATCTCTATACTCCAAAAAACTGGTCACTCTACTGCTATTTACATTTCAGAAATGCTCTCCCGTGTTTCTTACTCCATGGCTATATTAATCCTGACTTTTGTTGCTATACCTCTAGGGATCAGTGGTGAACGGAAATCAGGCAAGGTATTCGCAGTAACTACTGGATTGCTGGTAGCACTGGTCTATTATATCATCGACTCACTGGCCACAACCTTAGGTCGCGCTGAAGCAGTCTCTCCCTATATCGCCCCATTCATTGCTAATGGCGTCTTTCTCGGCATCTGTGCCTTTTTACTGGCACGTCAACGCAGCATTTTATAA
- the gmk gene encoding guanylate kinase — protein sequence MLSAYAGNILVLTAPSGAGKTTLARMLIEHYPQCQLSISHTTRQPRPGEVHGKDYYFVELEEFLSMVQQGRFLEYATVHGNYYGTSYDYLYRAMDQGANVILDIDYQGAFQLKSKIPEAILVFILPPSIETLEERLGGRGKDNDDTIKLRMENACREILTYNRFDYVLVNHDLNKAYNELSAILTARELRKNSQRDLKELADINITPAKE from the coding sequence ATGCTGAGTGCTTATGCCGGCAACATTCTGGTGCTTACCGCTCCGAGCGGTGCCGGTAAAACGACTTTGGCGCGAATGCTTATTGAGCACTATCCACAGTGTCAGCTCAGTATTTCCCACACAACCAGACAACCACGTCCCGGCGAGGTACATGGAAAAGATTACTACTTTGTTGAGCTGGAGGAGTTTCTCTCCATGGTGCAGCAAGGGAGATTTCTGGAGTATGCTACCGTCCACGGCAATTACTATGGTACCTCCTACGATTATCTTTATCGTGCTATGGATCAGGGAGCGAATGTCATACTGGATATCGACTACCAGGGAGCCTTTCAATTAAAAAGTAAGATTCCCGAGGCTATACTGGTTTTTATACTCCCTCCGAGTATAGAAACCCTGGAAGAGCGCCTGGGAGGACGCGGCAAGGATAATGATGATACCATAAAATTACGCATGGAAAATGCTTGCCGAGAAATACTTACTTACAATCGCTTTGATTATGTTTTAGTTAATCACGACCTCAACAAAGCTTACAACGAACTTAGCGCTATTCTCACAGCAAGAGAGCTACGTAAAAACAGCCAACGGGACTTGAAGGAACTGGCGGACATTAATATTACACCAGCGAAAGAGTAG
- a CDS encoding enoyl ACP reductase FabMG family protein, with protein sequence MPGKLQGKNILFYGLIREGGFADAIAREMTKQGARVLCLAAPELDDKGEQSLQDKKIEVIRTPIWYGLKDDEFPEDFRNLKKPTDILAYQPDVAACKTAFDQSNKKALSEATQVFAEVHKRTAGKLHGIIHIMAGGLPRTRGMMVLTKCMLGTDDPNKFISTEAFSESPVFQHIVSPNIDLVTAISYQHIFTAGAELLAANPGCPVVALGYQGEHVQNIDENWEFSSYPGYLVGYAKNLLQDMAKTQRQQGHHAVVVNLMGAETASTNAFSGIEYYIFNSLRQLQASGKFSLEMVLSECQDRLLPEFTPNDVVEKADEYLFSPAIQKTLDQPFPVHSTLEILQMTLQVEKQIVAMHKNRKSLVTTPVSNYVKGLMARCFWPEVVECQEPQTLLDTKRIIERS encoded by the coding sequence ATGCCAGGGAAGCTACAAGGCAAAAATATTCTTTTCTACGGTTTGATTCGCGAAGGCGGATTTGCCGACGCTATAGCGCGTGAGATGACAAAACAGGGAGCCAGAGTTCTGTGCCTGGCTGCACCTGAGCTAGATGATAAAGGCGAGCAGTCCCTGCAAGACAAAAAAATTGAAGTGATACGTACACCTATTTGGTACGGCCTTAAGGACGATGAGTTTCCTGAGGATTTCCGTAATCTGAAAAAGCCTACAGATATACTTGCCTATCAACCTGATGTGGCAGCCTGCAAGACTGCTTTTGATCAGTCCAACAAAAAAGCACTGTCAGAAGCCACGCAAGTCTTTGCTGAGGTGCATAAACGCACAGCAGGAAAGCTCCACGGCATAATTCACATCATGGCTGGAGGTTTGCCCCGTACCAGAGGCATGATGGTACTCACTAAGTGTATGCTGGGAACCGATGATCCTAACAAGTTTATATCTACAGAGGCATTTTCTGAGTCACCAGTATTTCAGCATATTGTTTCCCCTAACATCGACCTAGTAACCGCCATCAGTTATCAACATATTTTCACCGCAGGTGCAGAGTTACTTGCAGCTAACCCAGGGTGCCCCGTAGTAGCCCTTGGCTACCAGGGTGAGCACGTACAAAATATTGATGAAAACTGGGAGTTTTCTTCGTATCCTGGCTACCTGGTTGGTTACGCAAAAAATCTCCTGCAGGATATGGCAAAAACTCAGCGTCAGCAAGGACATCATGCGGTTGTTGTCAATCTTATGGGCGCAGAGACAGCCTCGACCAATGCTTTCTCGGGAATTGAGTACTATATATTTAACTCCCTGCGTCAACTGCAAGCCAGCGGCAAGTTTTCCCTGGAAATGGTACTTTCAGAGTGTCAGGATCGATTGCTACCTGAGTTCACTCCTAACGACGTAGTGGAAAAAGCTGACGAATACCTTTTTTCTCCAGCGATTCAAAAGACACTGGATCAGCCCTTTCCTGTGCACAGCACACTGGAAATACTGCAAATGACCTTGCAGGTGGAAAAACAAATCGTAGCAATGCACAAGAACCGCAAGTCACTGGTCACTACTCCAGTCAGCAATTATGTCAAAGGACTTATGGCCCGCTGTTTCTGGCCAGAAGTAGTCGAATGCCAGGAACCACAAACCCTGCTTGACACGAAACGTATAATAGAGCGCAGCTAA
- a CDS encoding uracil-DNA glycosylase, with the protein MKYTGRKALPAGSVSTWPHKSLTTTLRTPVRPNPSVSPTLPHKSVTTDHNTSQTVTQRQPCEPDSWEKLEQDLQDCQRCPLAKLGRKKVVLGEGNRHASIMLIGEAPGFDEDRLGRPFVGRSGQKLDQIISAIGFRRNDIYVANVVKCRPPENRDPDPKEISTCSQFLQRQLALVRPDIILALGRFAANYLLQGQSGETKTLKAMRQKIYQNDGKYCICTYHPSALLRTTEYRQPVWDDVRVLRNLYDHLVKQPATFTSSDVPKYPVLPEHSL; encoded by the coding sequence ATGAAATATACTGGTCGCAAAGCTCTTCCAGCTGGATCAGTTTCAACATGGCCACACAAGAGTCTCACGACAACCCTCAGAACACCGGTGCGACCAAACCCCTCAGTTTCTCCAACACTACCCCATAAATCTGTAACGACAGATCACAACACCTCACAAACAGTTACCCAGAGACAGCCATGTGAACCAGACAGCTGGGAAAAACTGGAACAGGACCTACAAGACTGCCAACGTTGCCCCCTCGCAAAACTTGGCCGCAAAAAGGTAGTTCTTGGTGAGGGAAACCGCCACGCCTCTATTATGCTGATTGGTGAGGCACCTGGATTTGATGAGGACCGTTTAGGGAGACCTTTTGTGGGTCGTAGCGGACAAAAACTTGATCAGATTATCAGCGCTATTGGTTTTCGAAGAAATGATATTTATGTTGCTAATGTTGTCAAGTGTCGACCACCAGAAAATCGCGATCCTGATCCGAAGGAAATATCCACCTGCAGTCAATTTTTACAACGACAACTGGCACTGGTGCGACCGGACATAATTCTTGCACTGGGGCGTTTTGCCGCTAATTATCTTTTACAAGGACAGAGTGGAGAGACTAAAACATTAAAAGCAATGCGACAGAAAATTTACCAGAACGATGGAAAGTACTGCATTTGCACCTATCACCCATCAGCTCTGCTGCGCACAACTGAGTATCGTCAACCAGTATGGGACGATGTGCGGGTATTGCGCAACTTGTACGATCATCTTGTCAAACAACCTGCCACTTTTACCAGCAGTGATGTTCCAAAGTATCCCGTTCTGCCGGAGCACTCTTTATGA
- the ppk1 gene encoding polyphosphate kinase 1 produces the protein MRNDPVFPYINREISWLSFNARVLQEATHPEVPLLERLKFLGIFSSNLDEYFRVRVATVKRFINLGDNAIEIMGDDPRKVMASIKRLVGKHQQTFESTYQQIRRELEEEGIYIIDETQLDQRQALFVQNYFHSRVRPTLFPVMLDHIKDFPNLYDGNIYFAISLGYTKKSEVRHALLKIPTDVLSRFLVFPPQSKRQYIILLDDVIRYCLKDIFAMFDFDTFAAYTIKITRDAELDIEDTLVEGYLDAVSRSLKKRKEGQPVRMVYDRQITTELLRFITRRLKLTRQDSLIAGSRYHNFKDFIGFPDVGSPSLRYEPLPPLPHYQLAGQKRLLACIRVRDIMLHFPYQSFHYILDLLREAAIDPQVTAISMTLYRLAQNSMIVNALKNAVRNGKKVTVVIELQARFDEKANIYWAQKLEENSVTVIYGVPGFKVHSKLCHITRLEDGRKVHYSAIGTGNFNESTARIYCDDTLLTADPRVTTEVEKVFAYLKDNSLTPTFRHLLVAPFNMRQRFMEMLDHEISEARQNRESWCIIKVNSLVDRAIVSKLYEASQAGVKIRLIVRGICSLVKRKGFSDNIEAISIVDRFLEHSRVYFFHNSGQRACYIGSADWMRRNLSNRVEVITPVYDEQLQQEMWDMLQMQWQDNCRARILNSRQSNPMRKIPPRQTRRRSQYDSYEYFRRRS, from the coding sequence ATGCGTAATGACCCAGTCTTTCCCTATATTAATCGAGAAATTAGCTGGCTTTCTTTCAACGCTCGTGTCTTGCAAGAGGCAACTCATCCAGAAGTGCCCTTGCTGGAGCGTCTGAAATTTCTTGGTATTTTCTCTTCCAATTTAGATGAATATTTTCGTGTGCGTGTAGCTACGGTTAAGAGATTTATCAATCTCGGCGATAACGCGATTGAAATTATGGGTGATGACCCTCGAAAGGTTATGGCTTCCATAAAGCGACTGGTAGGCAAACACCAACAAACGTTTGAAAGTACCTACCAGCAGATTCGCCGAGAACTTGAAGAAGAGGGAATCTATATAATTGATGAAACACAGCTGGATCAGCGTCAAGCGCTTTTTGTGCAAAACTACTTCCACAGTCGCGTCCGGCCCACTCTTTTTCCCGTCATGCTCGATCACATCAAGGATTTCCCAAATCTTTATGACGGCAACATCTACTTCGCCATAAGTCTTGGCTACACTAAAAAAAGTGAGGTGCGTCACGCCCTCCTGAAAATCCCAACCGATGTCCTTTCTCGATTCCTGGTCTTTCCCCCACAGAGCAAGCGGCAATACATTATTTTGTTGGATGATGTTATCCGCTATTGCCTCAAGGATATATTTGCCATGTTCGATTTTGACACATTTGCTGCTTATACTATCAAAATTACTCGAGATGCTGAACTCGACATAGAAGACACTCTGGTAGAAGGATACCTGGATGCAGTGAGCCGAAGTTTGAAAAAGCGCAAAGAAGGTCAGCCGGTAAGAATGGTTTATGATCGCCAAATTACTACGGAGCTCTTGCGCTTTATCACCCGGCGTCTCAAGTTGACACGCCAGGACTCCCTGATTGCTGGCTCGCGATACCACAACTTTAAAGACTTCATTGGTTTTCCCGATGTCGGTTCGCCTTCTCTGCGATATGAACCGCTCCCGCCTCTTCCTCACTATCAACTGGCAGGGCAGAAGCGTCTTTTAGCCTGCATACGTGTTCGGGATATTATGCTTCACTTTCCTTATCAATCTTTTCACTATATCCTCGATTTGTTGCGAGAGGCAGCTATTGATCCGCAGGTAACTGCTATTAGTATGACATTATATCGCCTTGCACAAAACTCCATGATCGTCAATGCTCTTAAGAATGCTGTTCGCAATGGAAAAAAGGTGACGGTAGTTATTGAATTGCAGGCCCGTTTTGATGAAAAAGCCAATATATACTGGGCCCAAAAGCTTGAAGAGAATAGTGTAACCGTTATTTATGGTGTTCCTGGTTTTAAGGTACACTCTAAACTATGTCATATTACACGGCTCGAAGATGGGCGCAAGGTTCACTATAGCGCAATAGGTACTGGTAATTTTAATGAGTCAACAGCGCGGATATACTGTGATGACACGCTACTGACGGCAGACCCGCGTGTAACCACTGAGGTAGAAAAGGTTTTTGCCTATTTAAAGGATAACAGTTTGACTCCAACCTTTCGGCACCTTTTGGTTGCCCCTTTTAATATGCGCCAGCGCTTCATGGAAATGCTTGATCATGAAATAAGTGAAGCTCGTCAAAACAGGGAGTCCTGGTGTATTATAAAGGTAAACAGTTTGGTTGATCGTGCAATAGTCAGCAAGCTGTACGAAGCAAGTCAGGCAGGTGTAAAGATACGTCTGATTGTAAGAGGAATATGCTCTTTGGTAAAACGCAAAGGGTTCAGTGATAATATCGAAGCAATCAGTATTGTAGACCGTTTCCTTGAGCACTCACGAGTCTATTTTTTCCACAATTCAGGGCAGCGTGCATGCTATATAGGCTCAGCTGACTGGATGAGGCGAAATCTCTCCAACCGGGTCGAGGTTATCACTCCAGTATACGATGAGCAGCTCCAACAGGAAATGTGGGACATGCTTCAAATGCAGTGGCAGGATAACTGTCGTGCGCGAATACTTAATAGCCGCCAGAGCAATCCTATGCGTAAAATTCCGCCACGGCAAACTCGACGTCGTTCCCAGTATGACAGCTATGAATATTTTCGCAGGAGAAGTTAA
- a CDS encoding exopolyphosphatase: MMKFAAIDIGSNAIRFLNSNVYINGDPMHPLVRKAALYRVPVRLGEDAFRRGRISKSKCDHLLHTMHAFRHLLQVFEPLDWMACATSAMREASNGTEIINRIYEETGVDINIIDGGTEAEMICSSTIAERLDSGRPYLYVDIGGGSTEISLFRNQKREISRSFNIGTIRILEGLVSSQQWKEMANWLQQITSDCYRLAGIGSGGNINKIAKMAGRREDAPLSVARLEKTHSAISSLTYEQRMRKLGLRPDRADVIVPAGEIILFVMHHCNINKLFVPKVGLSDGIIHHLYYRYTQQVAVSR, from the coding sequence ATGATGAAGTTTGCTGCTATTGATATTGGCTCCAATGCGATACGATTCCTCAATTCCAATGTTTACATTAATGGTGACCCCATGCATCCGCTGGTACGAAAAGCTGCGCTTTATCGTGTGCCCGTTCGCTTGGGTGAGGACGCATTTCGCCGAGGAAGGATATCCAAAAGCAAGTGTGACCACCTTTTGCATACTATGCATGCATTTCGCCATTTATTGCAAGTTTTTGAGCCTCTTGACTGGATGGCTTGCGCTACATCTGCAATGCGTGAAGCCAGTAATGGGACAGAAATTATCAATCGTATTTACGAAGAGACGGGCGTAGATATCAATATTATTGACGGTGGTACCGAAGCTGAAATGATTTGCTCAAGTACCATTGCAGAGCGACTCGACTCTGGGCGGCCCTATCTTTATGTAGATATTGGTGGTGGAAGTACAGAGATCAGCTTGTTTCGTAATCAGAAACGTGAAATATCCCGTTCTTTTAATATTGGCACTATCCGTATTTTGGAAGGATTAGTGAGCTCACAACAGTGGAAGGAAATGGCTAACTGGTTGCAACAAATTACTTCGGATTGTTATCGCTTGGCGGGAATCGGTTCTGGCGGTAATATTAATAAAATTGCTAAAATGGCAGGTCGTCGCGAAGACGCTCCCCTTTCTGTGGCCAGACTTGAAAAGACACATTCTGCCATATCCTCCCTGACGTATGAGCAGCGCATGCGCAAGCTAGGATTGCGCCCTGATCGAGCTGACGTGATAGTTCCTGCCGGTGAAATAATTCTCTTTGTTATGCACCACTGCAACATAAACAAGCTTTTTGTGCCCAAAGTTGGTCTTTCGGATGGCATCATTCACCATCTTTATTATCGCTATACTCAACAGGTTGCGGTGAGTAGGTAG
- the rpoZ gene encoding DNA-directed RNA polymerase subunit omega, whose amino-acid sequence MAFIHIQNCLEDPSFLNNRFILTSVAARRSNDLLQVMDRPMVESSYRKMTNVALEEILTGKLKAIQQSPSMTEDSNDQ is encoded by the coding sequence ATGGCCTTTATTCATATCCAGAATTGCCTTGAAGATCCCAGTTTTCTTAACAATCGTTTTATACTAACCAGTGTGGCAGCTCGCCGGTCAAACGATCTCTTGCAGGTTATGGATCGTCCCATGGTTGAGTCAAGCTATCGAAAAATGACGAATGTTGCCCTGGAAGAGATACTGACAGGAAAACTGAAAGCTATCCAGCAATCACCATCAATGACCGAGGATTCCAACGACCAATGA
- a CDS encoding LptF/LptG family permease — protein MTMVWQRYILREYSLYFLAALASLSLIMVSNTLIRMGSSTLEKGVSIADMASLMILTLPSGAYITIPVSALIAAMSLSSTLNRNHEMVILYSAGISPGKVISTIMIASFAVTAIAVFNSFVLAPTASKHIQEIYLDMAENVSYRILSPGVFNKLDNTTLYYQQLGPEGFQNVLVGQKHMVVSAKSGTLEQGEESLILLLRNGTIVDTRSSQNYIQFDYHEIPVQTAINTLQMSRGMMSIEQLKQSGRQRDILEIHKRYALSLSAFLFGLLGFMLGARGGRTGKGASILTSLLIVLVFYIVRAIAMYAMDYNFLPPSLVEWVSPAVMSVLTLVTYLRFQRNIL, from the coding sequence ATGACCATGGTCTGGCAGCGCTACATTTTGCGAGAGTACTCCCTTTACTTTCTTGCAGCTCTGGCCTCCCTTTCACTTATTATGGTATCCAACACCCTCATTCGAATGGGAAGCTCTACGCTGGAAAAAGGTGTCAGTATCGCTGACATGGCCAGCTTGATGATATTAACATTGCCCTCAGGAGCTTACATTACCATTCCGGTAAGTGCACTCATTGCCGCTATGTCACTCTCTTCCACCCTTAACCGAAACCATGAAATGGTTATTCTTTATTCTGCCGGCATTTCACCTGGCAAAGTTATATCAACAATCATGATAGCTTCATTTGCGGTTACTGCGATAGCTGTTTTCAACAGTTTCGTGCTGGCCCCAACTGCCTCTAAACATATACAGGAAATATACTTGGATATGGCTGAAAATGTTTCTTACCGTATCCTGAGCCCTGGCGTTTTCAACAAACTGGACAACACAACACTGTACTACCAGCAACTTGGCCCAGAAGGATTTCAAAATGTGCTGGTGGGACAGAAGCACATGGTAGTTAGTGCTAAAAGTGGTACCCTTGAACAAGGAGAGGAGTCCCTGATACTACTCCTGCGTAACGGAACTATTGTAGATACCCGCAGTTCTCAAAACTACATTCAGTTTGATTATCACGAAATACCAGTTCAAACCGCTATAAACACTCTGCAAATGAGTCGTGGAATGATGAGTATTGAGCAGTTAAAACAATCGGGAAGGCAGCGGGATATTCTTGAAATTCATAAACGCTATGCCCTTTCGCTCTCAGCCTTTCTTTTTGGACTTCTTGGCTTTATGCTTGGGGCCCGTGGAGGTCGCACCGGCAAGGGTGCAAGCATCCTCACCAGCCTGCTTATTGTACTTGTATTTTATATTGTTCGGGCCATAGCTATGTATGCCATGGACTACAACTTTTTGCCTCCGTCGCTGGTGGAGTGGGTAAGTCCCGCAGTTATGAGCGTACTTACACTCGTAACCTATTTACGATTTCAAAGGAACATCTTGTGA